The genomic region CCGACGCCGAGGCCGCGCTCGCCGGGCTCGACGCCCCGGTGGCCTTCGCCTCGACCGATCTCGCGCCCGAGTTCCCGGGCTTCGTCGAGGGCGCTCTCGCCTCGGGCGAGGCGGCTGCGTCGCGGCTGCTCGCCCGCCTCGGCGCCACCCGCGCCACCCCCCTGCTCGCGGCCTGATCGAGGCTTGCGCGGCCGGGCGGGGGCGGCCACCGTTGCCGGCGCAACGGGAGAAGCGCATGGACCGGTCACTCGCCGTCGCGATCCAGATGGATCCGATCGAGAGCATCAACATCGACGCCGACAGCACCTTCGTGCTCGGGCTCGAGGCGCAGGCGCGCGGGCACAGGCTGTGGCACTACCTGCCGCGGCATCTTTCCCTCTCTGCGGGCCGGGTGGTGGCGCGAGCGCGCCCGCTCGCGCTTCGCCGCGAGCCGGGCAATCATTTCACCCTCGGCGCGTGGGAGGAGCTCGACCTCGCGACCATGGACGTGGTGCTGATGCGCCAGGACCCACCCTTCGACATGGCCTACATCACTGCGACCCACATTCTCGAGCACATCCACCCGCGAACGCTCGTGGTGAACGATCCGGCGGCGGTGCGAAACGCTCCCGAGAAGCTCTACGTGACGCATTTCCCCGACCTGATGCCGCCCACCCTGATCACGGCCGACCCGGCGCAGATCGCCGCCTTCCGGCGCGAGCACGGCGATATCATCCTCAAACCCCTGTTCGGCAACGGCGGCGCTGGCGTGTTCCACATCCGGCCCGATGACCGCAACCTCAACGCGCTTCTCGAGCTGTTCACGGAACGGTCGCGCGAGCCCTTGGTGGTGCAGCGCTATGTTCCTGAGGTGCGTTCGGGCGACAAGCGGATCATCCTCGTCGACGGCGAGCCCTTGGGCGCGATCAACCGCGTGCCTGCGGAAGGCGAGGCGCGGTCGAACCTCCATGTTGGCGGCCGGGCAGAGCCCACGACGCTCTCCGACCGCGAGCGGGAGATCTGCCAGCGGCTGGGGCCGGCCTTGCGCGAGCGGGGGCTGATCTTCGTCGGCATCGACGTGATCGGCGGCTATCTCACCGAGATCAACGTGACCTCGCCGACGGGCCTGCAGGAGGTGGCGCGCTTCGACGGCCGCCATCTCGAGGCCGACATCTGGGACGCCATCGAGGCGCGCCTGGAGCGGGCGTAGCGGGGCGCGCGATGCACACTTCCCTGCCGTGACGGACACGGTCAGCCCCTACGAGCGCAACGCTTCGGGCTTCGTCGCGGCCTACGAGTCGCTCGCCTTCGAGGCGGTGCACGCTGGCCACCTGGCCTTCCTGCCCGAGCGCCCGGAGCTCGTCCTCGATGTCGGCGCAGGCAGCGGGCGCGACGCGGCGTGGTTCGCGGCGCGCGGCGCGGAGGTGGTGGCCGTGGAGCCGGCCGCGGCGCTGCGCACGGCCGCCGCAGCTCGCCATCCCTCGCCGCGGATCCGCTGGATCGACGATCGCCTGCCCGGCCTCGCCTCGGTGCGACGTCTCGGCCTCGCGTTCGATCTGCTCTGGCTGAGCGGTGTGTGGATGCATGTCGCGCCCGAGGCGCGGCAGCAG from Elioraea tepida harbors:
- the gshB gene encoding glutathione synthase; its protein translation is MDRSLAVAIQMDPIESINIDADSTFVLGLEAQARGHRLWHYLPRHLSLSAGRVVARARPLALRREPGNHFTLGAWEELDLATMDVVLMRQDPPFDMAYITATHILEHIHPRTLVVNDPAAVRNAPEKLYVTHFPDLMPPTLITADPAQIAAFRREHGDIILKPLFGNGGAGVFHIRPDDRNLNALLELFTERSREPLVVQRYVPEVRSGDKRIILVDGEPLGAINRVPAEGEARSNLHVGGRAEPTTLSDREREICQRLGPALRERGLIFVGIDVIGGYLTEINVTSPTGLQEVARFDGRHLEADIWDAIEARLERA